The Candidatus Poribacteria bacterium genome has a window encoding:
- a CDS encoding DUF4403 family protein gives MTKQMRIQLIVGVVSIGVVLICVMLFFPMPRGSDLTIQAPAPPREVAPAPLPPPIPSVIAVKANLPIQDVKTLAESALRDYLSKPIQRKDGAITYAIKLDIDPLTMAGSSDGTISVNVPFQFSGWARVSKKIFGQVVQKREDIEGTATASLTLTPTLNSDWRMTAKTTSDISIQKAEIKILGITISVRRILTELVREAVLPKLENLIVKYITHIDIKTRVAGLWTKLHEPIVINRDPRIALTIEPLGILAQQLSSDGKMLSCSLGIETYIQANMGDALTGAPDTTTADLPDIRFVDTLESGYHIMAPIEITYIAVEDFAKPHVEKSHKLKGIDTLVKNLTLYGSGTQLAAGIAFSMPSLGAEGQLYLLGTPVYDATAMSVSVNEFDYTLTTRSLLLDIAQTVGEGFFPDLRATVEDKLVFPLEDRFTELHKKLAEVIAERRIGSYVVLRGTIDTITPEALYLTQTGVHIPFRLQGDLICEVNISSSQFP, from the coding sequence ATGACGAAGCAGATGCGAATACAACTAATTGTGGGTGTGGTTTCCATTGGCGTCGTGTTAATCTGCGTTATGTTGTTTTTCCCCATGCCGCGCGGTTCCGATCTCACCATCCAAGCACCCGCCCCGCCGCGGGAAGTTGCACCTGCTCCCTTGCCACCCCCGATCCCTTCAGTCATTGCTGTAAAGGCGAATTTGCCCATACAGGATGTTAAAACGTTAGCAGAATCTGCGCTCAGAGACTATCTCAGCAAACCCATCCAGCGAAAAGATGGCGCGATTACATACGCGATTAAACTGGATATTGACCCTCTCACGATGGCGGGATCGTCAGACGGGACTATATCCGTAAACGTTCCGTTCCAGTTCAGCGGGTGGGCACGCGTTTCAAAAAAAATCTTCGGGCAGGTCGTCCAGAAACGTGAAGATATTGAAGGAACCGCGACCGCCTCACTCACCCTTACCCCAACACTTAACTCGGATTGGCGTATGACTGCCAAAACGACCTCTGATATTTCCATCCAGAAAGCCGAAATAAAGATTTTGGGCATCACAATTTCAGTGCGTCGGATTCTTACCGAATTGGTGCGGGAGGCAGTCCTTCCTAAATTAGAGAACCTCATCGTCAAATACATCACTCACATAGACATAAAGACTCGCGTCGCCGGTTTATGGACAAAACTTCACGAGCCGATAGTTATCAATCGAGACCCGCGAATCGCGCTCACCATAGAGCCGCTGGGAATCCTCGCGCAGCAGTTGTCGAGTGACGGGAAAATGCTCTCGTGCAGTCTCGGCATAGAAACCTATATTCAAGCGAATATGGGAGATGCATTAACGGGTGCTCCCGATACTACGACCGCCGACTTGCCAGACATTCGGTTCGTGGATACCCTTGAATCCGGCTATCATATCATGGCACCGATTGAAATAACCTACATTGCTGTTGAAGACTTTGCCAAGCCCCATGTTGAAAAATCTCACAAGCTCAAAGGGATTGATACACTTGTTAAAAATTTGACCCTCTACGGCAGCGGCACCCAGCTCGCCGCAGGGATTGCATTCAGTATGCCCTCATTAGGCGCGGAGGGACAACTCTATCTGCTCGGAACGCCCGTGTATGACGCGACGGCGATGTCCGTTTCTGTTAATGAATTCGACTATACACTAACGACACGAAGTCTGCTCTTGGATATTGCACAAACCGTCGGAGAGGGCTTCTTTCCAGACCTCCGCGCAACAGTCGAAGATAAACTTGTCTTTCCATTAGAAGATCGGTTCACCGAACTCCACAAGAAGTTAGCAGAGGTCATTGCAGAACGCCGGATCGGTTCATACGTCGTTTTGCGCGGCACCATAGATACCATTACACCGGAGGCACTTTACCTCACGCAGACAGGTGTGCATATCCCATTCCGCTTACAGGGCGATCTCATCTGTGAGGTGAATATTAGTTCTTCTCAGTTTCCATAA
- a CDS encoding phytanoyl-CoA dioxygenase, whose product MNTQTPFTEPQGIIKKFAENYRTDGFLTGIRISDEVEATRHRQAYDALEAEVGAEKCEIGLVDWHFDYQFIWEIATHPKIVDVIEALIGPDVMLLATHFFCKYGPRDKFVAWHQDVTYWGLEPPDAITAWYAIDDSDTGNGCMQVIPGSHQPGIKEHGKSQQAGNLLSINQEVPVTEAEAETAVDLVLKAGEMSIHHGQMIHGSLPNHSTRRRCGLTVRYIDPSVRQAEENSLKRPWKPILLRGEDRYQNFTTVPNPF is encoded by the coding sequence ATGAATACACAAACCCCCTTTACCGAACCGCAAGGTATAATTAAAAAATTCGCTGAGAATTACCGAACAGACGGATTCTTGACCGGTATTCGTATTTCCGATGAAGTTGAAGCAACGCGCCATCGGCAAGCCTATGACGCACTGGAAGCAGAAGTCGGGGCAGAGAAATGTGAAATCGGTCTTGTTGATTGGCATTTCGACTACCAATTTATCTGGGAAATCGCAACACATCCAAAAATCGTAGATGTCATCGAGGCACTTATCGGTCCCGATGTGATGCTGTTAGCCACGCATTTCTTCTGCAAATACGGTCCCCGCGACAAATTCGTGGCGTGGCACCAAGACGTGACGTATTGGGGACTTGAACCGCCAGACGCAATCACCGCTTGGTATGCCATAGACGACAGCGATACAGGGAACGGCTGCATGCAGGTAATCCCTGGAAGCCATCAACCAGGGATCAAGGAACACGGGAAGTCTCAACAGGCAGGCAACCTACTGAGCATCAATCAGGAGGTTCCGGTCACGGAAGCGGAGGCAGAAACCGCCGTAGATTTGGTCCTAAAAGCCGGTGAGATGTCCATCCACCACGGGCAGATGATTCACGGTAGCCTACCGAACCATTCCACGCGTCGGAGGTGTGGCTTGACGGTTCGCTACATTGATCCATCGGTGCGGCAGGCAGAAGAGAATTCGCTGAAACGTCCTTGGAAACCGATTCTACTGCGCGGCGAAGACCGATACCAGAATTTCACGACTGTCCCAAATCCATTTTAA
- the solA gene encoding N-methyl-L-tryptophan oxidase — MQSRIYDTIIVGAGGMGSATAYHLAKSGVDVLVLEQFQRGHRFGSSHGETRIIRFFYDKPFYTELMKTAYAEWRDLESVSGKPLLFITGSVGIGAKGNLYGRATRQSLDAAGVESEWWDGAQLAERFPQFRLTDDMEILYQKDTGFLRAAECVSTHLRLAEQHGAEIREETQVTDINWQTDVLTVRTENTQFHGRKVIVTAGAWAATLLAELNLPLTVTKQQVCYYQPIDSERFQPDRFPVFTEVTPDGEFIYAIPAFGAFDKRGGVKIARHGRGQIISPDTPERTPDADYIAHIDAYVQERLPELGKTTHTEVCLYTETPDEDFIIDAHPHCPDLLIAAGFSGHGFKFCALVGRILSELVQTGKTGFDIYPFRIDREHEISSGIPRLQS; from the coding sequence ATGCAATCTCGTATATACGATACCATTATTGTTGGTGCCGGTGGAATGGGGAGTGCAACCGCATACCATCTCGCTAAATCTGGCGTAGACGTGCTTGTCTTAGAACAGTTTCAGCGTGGACACAGGTTCGGCAGTTCGCACGGTGAAACCCGTATTATCCGGTTTTTCTACGATAAACCCTTTTACACCGAGCTGATGAAAACCGCCTACGCGGAATGGCGCGACCTCGAATCGGTATCGGGGAAACCGCTGCTGTTTATCACAGGGAGTGTAGGTATCGGCGCAAAGGGAAACCTGTATGGACGCGCGACACGGCAAAGCTTAGATGCCGCAGGCGTTGAATCCGAGTGGTGGGATGGGGCACAGTTAGCAGAACGTTTTCCGCAATTCCGATTGACGGATGATATGGAGATCCTTTATCAGAAGGACACGGGTTTTCTCCGTGCCGCCGAGTGTGTCTCCACTCACTTGCGGTTGGCAGAACAACACGGTGCGGAAATCCGGGAGGAGACCCAGGTAACCGACATCAATTGGCAGACAGATGTGCTAACTGTTCGGACCGAAAACACCCAATTTCATGGTAGGAAAGTCATCGTGACAGCGGGGGCATGGGCTGCGACCCTACTCGCGGAATTGAATCTCCCGCTCACGGTTACAAAACAACAGGTGTGCTACTATCAGCCCATAGACAGCGAACGTTTCCAGCCAGACCGGTTTCCTGTCTTTACAGAAGTGACCCCTGATGGGGAATTCATCTATGCCATTCCGGCTTTTGGTGCTTTTGATAAACGGGGTGGGGTGAAAATTGCACGGCACGGAAGAGGACAGATCATCTCCCCTGATACACCCGAACGCACGCCTGATGCAGATTACATTGCTCATATAGATGCTTACGTCCAAGAACGCCTCCCAGAACTTGGGAAAACCACGCATACCGAGGTCTGCCTTTATACTGAAACGCCAGACGAAGACTTTATCATTGACGCACACCCGCACTGTCCCGATCTGCTGATTGCGGCAGGTTTTTCAGGGCACGGCTTCAAGTTTTGTGCCCTCGTCGGACGCATTCTGAGCGAACTCGTCCAGACTGGTAAGACCGGTTTTGACATTTATCCATTTCGTATTGACCGAGAACACGAAATCTCAAGCGGTATTCCAAGGTTGCAATCATGA
- a CDS encoding J domain-containing protein, whose protein sequence is MMQIPDYYQVLEVERDATAREIKSAYRKLAKRYHPDKNPERTAFAEKMFREVCNAYNTLQDKKRKSDYDRTLQTIERQQKSEEIYFDRLKRINQTYAKLELLLQALLHHNYETGVSMYEQLQHRSQEIGKQLRIDDFLSYEESRDCEFLVAEAYQRLGFSNGDRDRSYKIEQAMLIYESLLSAETKRPCFRHFIREVKDRLKFIYLYHFSVEGYNQTHPIPLTKIRELKLSKRETAWMYKKIAEFYVEIDRFPEARTVLKMAFELQPQLTGAKKICQTLNMGY, encoded by the coding sequence ATGATGCAGATTCCAGATTACTATCAAGTCTTAGAGGTCGAACGGGATGCTACCGCTCGCGAAATAAAGAGTGCCTATCGGAAACTCGCAAAACGTTATCATCCGGATAAAAATCCGGAGCGGACTGCTTTTGCAGAGAAGATGTTCCGCGAAGTCTGTAATGCCTATAACACGCTCCAAGACAAAAAACGGAAATCTGACTATGATCGAACCCTCCAAACGATCGAACGGCAGCAGAAGTCCGAGGAAATCTATTTCGACCGGCTGAAAAGAATCAACCAGACTTACGCCAAGTTGGAATTGCTGTTGCAAGCGTTGCTCCATCACAATTATGAAACCGGCGTTTCTATGTATGAGCAGTTGCAGCACCGCTCTCAGGAGATTGGAAAGCAATTGCGCATTGACGACTTCCTGAGCTACGAAGAGAGTCGGGACTGTGAGTTTCTCGTCGCCGAAGCATACCAGAGACTCGGATTTTCTAATGGCGACCGAGATCGCTCCTACAAAATTGAGCAGGCAATGTTAATTTATGAATCTCTCTTGTCTGCCGAAACAAAGCGTCCCTGTTTCAGGCACTTCATCCGAGAAGTCAAAGACCGCCTCAAATTCATCTATCTCTATCATTTCAGTGTTGAGGGATACAACCAAACACATCCAATTCCGTTGACGAAAATCCGTGAACTAAAACTCTCGAAACGCGAGACCGCATGGATGTACAAAAAAATTGCGGAATTCTACGTTGAAATTGATCGGTTCCCAGAAGCGCGAACCGTTTTGAAAATGGCATTCGAATTGCAACCCCAACTTACCGGTGCTAAGAAAATCTGCCAAACACTCAATATGGGATATTAG